One window of the Nitrospiraceae bacterium genome contains the following:
- a CDS encoding heavy metal sensor histidine kinase, with the protein MKTTSIRVRLTLWYGSALALILVLFAVALYLVMSRALREQVDASLDEAAAVAIRTLGEHRFGPFLIFEDLSQDFPEIALLDKFFQIFGPAGQVTIQSANIQSREIPLSQTSFRASLDGKSTFESVQFEKGVPLRLLSVPIRQDDQLVNILRVGTSLYPTERMLHRLLAGLYIASPLALLVSLVGGWFLAGRALRPVHAITQAAQRIAAGDWTQRIQTPHSNDEIGQLASTFNDMIGRLEVSFRQIRQFSADASHELRTPLTITKGETELALRRPRQAEDYRAVLESNLEEIDRMSRIVDELLFLSRADLGEIKLKMFPVQLDDLVREIQQQALVLGQERNIHTVLEAIEPVVVQGDDLRLRELLLNLVDNAVKYSQEGQTVELSLVVAGNKGKLVVKDHGIGLAPEDHGRIFDRFYRTDEARAHAAKGTGLGLAICKWIVEVHHGTIEVQSVVHGGSCFTVFLPLAPTAAKV; encoded by the coding sequence GTGAAAACGACCTCGATTCGAGTTCGATTAACTTTGTGGTATGGATCTGCATTAGCTCTCATTCTGGTTCTTTTTGCCGTGGCCTTATATTTGGTGATGTCCCGGGCACTTCGGGAACAGGTGGATGCCTCGTTGGATGAGGCTGCCGCTGTGGCGATTCGAACGTTGGGAGAACATCGGTTTGGTCCGTTCTTGATTTTTGAAGATTTATCTCAGGACTTTCCAGAGATTGCGCTTTTGGATAAGTTTTTTCAAATTTTTGGGCCAGCGGGGCAAGTGACGATTCAGTCGGCTAATATTCAAAGCCGAGAGATTCCATTGAGTCAGACATCGTTCCGTGCTTCTCTTGATGGAAAATCAACGTTTGAATCCGTCCAATTTGAAAAAGGGGTTCCACTCCGATTGCTGTCGGTTCCTATTCGTCAAGATGATCAATTAGTGAATATTTTACGCGTGGGGACATCCCTTTACCCTACGGAACGAATGCTGCATCGGCTTTTAGCCGGTCTCTATATCGCCTCTCCTTTGGCCTTGCTTGTGTCTTTGGTCGGAGGGTGGTTTTTGGCAGGACGGGCGTTGCGTCCGGTTCATGCTATTACGCAAGCGGCCCAACGTATCGCGGCCGGGGATTGGACCCAACGAATTCAAACTCCACATTCCAACGATGAAATTGGGCAATTAGCCTCGACATTCAATGACATGATTGGACGTTTGGAAGTGTCGTTTCGGCAAATCCGGCAGTTTAGTGCGGATGCGTCCCATGAACTTCGGACGCCTTTAACCATTACAAAAGGGGAGACTGAGCTGGCATTACGGCGGCCGCGGCAAGCAGAAGATTATCGGGCGGTGCTCGAGAGTAATTTGGAGGAGATCGACCGCATGAGCCGGATTGTGGATGAGCTCTTGTTTTTATCACGAGCCGATCTTGGAGAAATTAAGCTCAAGATGTTTCCAGTTCAGTTGGACGATTTAGTGCGAGAAATCCAGCAACAGGCCCTGGTATTGGGCCAAGAGCGAAATATTCACACAGTGCTCGAAGCCATTGAGCCCGTCGTTGTCCAGGGAGACGACCTGCGTTTGCGGGAATTACTGTTAAATCTGGTCGATAATGCGGTGAAATATTCTCAAGAAGGACAAACGGTTGAACTCTCTTTGGTTGTTGCCGGAAACAAGGGGAAGCTGGTGGTTAAAGACCACGGTATTGGCCTTGCCCCTGAGGATCATGGCAGAATTTTTGATCGGTTCTACCGGACGGACGAAGCGCGTGCTCATGCGGCAAAAGGGACAGGATTGGGTTTGGCGATTTGTAAATGGATTGTGGAAGTTCATCATGGGACCATTGAGGTTCAAAGTGTTGTTCATGGTGGTTCCTGTTTTACGGTTTTCCTTCCTTTGGCTCCCACCGCAGCGAAAGTGTAA
- a CDS encoding S9 family peptidase, producing MRPSQSRPLMPDPPRAKRVPHRLEHHGHVRIDEYYWLRDRENPEVLAYLHAENEYAAMLRSHTRDLEQTLFEEICGRIQPTDLSVPFRLGDFWYYIRYEEGKEYALYCRKEKSLTNPESIMVDGNELARGHEYFSLGNWAVSPGQDILAYAIDTQGRRIFTIGFKNLTTGETIDECIPMVTGNMEWGNDNRTLIYSRQDPETLRSNRIFRHRLGTNPALDTLVYEETDETFSVSIEKTKSKRYLMIGSHQSITSEYRYVNADHPENDFQIFQARKRGHEYDVDHLGDHFFIRSNHEAKNFRFMRTETNKTSLAQWEEVIPHRPEVFLEGFELFENFLVLEERRQGLIHLRMIRTTDGSEHELDFGEPAYLATLGDNLEADTSYLRYGYTSMTTPMTIYDYHMATREKILLKQEPVLGNFHISHYQTERLFAPTLDEISIPISLVYRKGFDPNGTHPLLLYGYGSYGASMDASFSSPRLSLLDRGFVYALAHIRGGEELGRQWYENGKLLNKKNTFTDFIACAEFLIQQGYAAPQKLFALGGSAGGLLMGAIMNMRPELFHGVVAQVPFVDVVTTMLDPNIPLTTGEYDEWGDPNQQQFYEYMLSYSPYDNLQPQSYPHLLVTSGLHDSQVQFWEPTKWVAKLRALKTDNQRLLLRTNMDAGHSGASGRFKRYEETAMIYAFLLDLAGSLDL from the coding sequence ATGCGTCCCTCCCAGTCCAGACCATTGATGCCCGATCCCCCTCGTGCTAAGCGGGTCCCGCACCGGCTAGAACATCACGGTCACGTCCGAATCGACGAGTATTATTGGCTCAGAGACCGTGAAAACCCCGAAGTCTTGGCCTATTTACATGCTGAAAATGAATATGCCGCCATGTTGAGGAGCCATACCAGAGATTTGGAGCAGACACTATTTGAAGAAATTTGTGGACGCATTCAGCCAACGGATTTATCTGTTCCGTTTCGGCTTGGAGATTTTTGGTATTACATTCGATATGAAGAGGGGAAGGAATATGCCCTCTACTGCAGGAAAGAGAAATCCTTAACGAATCCTGAATCCATCATGGTCGATGGCAACGAATTGGCTCGGGGACATGAATATTTTTCTTTGGGGAATTGGGCGGTAAGTCCTGGCCAAGATATCCTGGCCTATGCCATTGATACCCAAGGGCGGCGGATATTTACCATCGGCTTTAAAAATCTGACAACAGGCGAGACAATTGATGAATGTATACCTATGGTGACTGGGAATATGGAGTGGGGAAATGACAATCGTACACTCATTTATTCCAGGCAGGATCCTGAAACGTTGCGATCAAATCGGATTTTTCGTCATCGGTTGGGAACGAATCCGGCCCTGGATACGTTGGTTTATGAGGAAACAGATGAGACCTTCTCGGTTTCTATCGAAAAAACAAAATCCAAACGGTATCTGATGATCGGATCGCATCAGTCCATCACGAGTGAGTACCGGTATGTGAATGCGGATCACCCGGAAAACGATTTTCAAATATTCCAGGCACGGAAACGCGGACATGAATACGATGTGGATCATCTTGGCGACCATTTCTTTATTCGAAGCAATCATGAGGCTAAAAATTTTCGTTTTATGAGGACTGAAACAAATAAGACGAGCCTCGCACAGTGGGAAGAAGTTATTCCTCACCGCCCGGAAGTATTTTTGGAAGGATTCGAGCTATTTGAAAATTTTCTGGTGCTAGAAGAACGAAGGCAGGGGCTCATCCACCTTCGAATGATCCGGACCACGGATGGCTCTGAGCATGAACTGGATTTTGGAGAGCCGGCTTACCTGGCAACCTTGGGGGATAATTTGGAAGCCGATACTTCATACCTACGGTATGGATATACCTCAATGACCACTCCCATGACCATCTATGATTATCACATGGCAACACGGGAAAAAATTCTTCTCAAACAAGAGCCGGTCCTCGGGAATTTTCACATTAGCCACTACCAGACGGAACGTCTTTTCGCTCCAACATTAGATGAAATTTCCATTCCTATATCCCTGGTCTACCGAAAAGGTTTTGACCCGAATGGCACACATCCCCTGTTATTGTATGGCTATGGTTCGTATGGCGCGAGTATGGATGCAAGTTTTAGCTCTCCCCGTCTCAGTTTACTGGATCGTGGATTTGTCTATGCGTTAGCCCACATTCGAGGTGGGGAAGAACTGGGCCGACAATGGTATGAAAACGGTAAGTTATTAAACAAGAAAAATACCTTCACGGATTTTATCGCCTGTGCCGAATTTCTTATTCAGCAAGGGTACGCCGCACCTCAGAAATTATTCGCTCTCGGGGGAAGCGCTGGTGGGTTGTTGATGGGGGCGATTATGAATATGCGGCCTGAATTGTTTCATGGGGTGGTGGCCCAGGTTCCTTTTGTAGATGTGGTGACCACGATGTTAGATCCCAATATCCCATTGACAACCGGAGAATATGATGAATGGGGGGATCCCAACCAACAACAGTTTTATGAGTACATGCTTTCCTATTCGCCTTACGATAATCTTCAGCCCCAGTCCTATCCTCACCTTTTGGTGACTTCAGGTTTGCACGACTCACAAGTACAATTCTGGGAGCCGACAAAATGGGTGGCCAAACTGCGAGCATTGAAGACCGACAATCAACGTCTTTTGCTCCGAACTAATATGGATGCAGGGCATAGCGGAGCCTCAGGTCGATTTAAACGTTATGAGGAAACCGCAATGATCTATGCATTTTTATTGGATCTCGCCGGTTCCCTTGATCTGTGA
- the rpoD gene encoding RNA polymerase sigma factor RpoD: protein MGKTASLPEVIQRLIEIGKPKGHVTIKDLTHILPADQITSDQLHTILSELHEVNLQVIDPSKRTASQLAALKKNAGQEDSDDSDEETDSSLDIDLTPGEPTRIDDPVRLYLKEMGRVPLLTREGEIELAKHIEEGKRELACAVYGMPLNIHYLESLHDQLKLEEIRVRDIVLLQETLEEEEVEEETMASEQEDEELRARTLESLATVRKLGRGLLSLYTQNRDGQTTKNTRTQLEKRRIGLADQFVDQIEALNLHQRVKDQMLRRVKDIGQEIRSVEMMTARHTKRLGLAGQDGIQVIGKKPRATTKGSSLRRRQQLTPEEIEKLKQEVEAGKATLLRLQNEVLGMPMEEFMAALTILETAEEKVKRGKAQLIEANLRLVVSIARKYTNRGLQFIDLIQEGNIGLMRAVDKFEYQRGYKFSTYATWWIRQGVTRAIADQARTIRIPVHMIEANTKLARTARQLVQQLGREPTPEEIAERMGLTPEKVRMMLDISKGTISLETPIGEKEDSQLGDLIEDKNAVSPMDAANRYDLQRQIANALGVLTPREETVIRKRFGIGDSTDHTLEEIGQDFDVTRERIRQIEAKALKKLRHPSCSHKLRSLVDHL from the coding sequence ATGGGGAAGACAGCGTCATTGCCGGAGGTGATTCAGCGATTAATCGAGATTGGCAAGCCCAAAGGGCATGTCACCATAAAAGACCTAACGCACATTCTTCCTGCCGATCAGATTACCTCTGATCAATTACATACGATTTTAAGTGAGTTGCACGAAGTCAATCTTCAAGTCATTGATCCTTCAAAGCGGACGGCCTCGCAGTTGGCAGCGTTGAAAAAGAACGCGGGGCAGGAGGACTCAGATGATTCCGATGAGGAAACGGATTCCTCCCTGGATATTGATTTGACCCCAGGTGAACCTACCCGTATCGATGATCCCGTCAGATTATATTTAAAAGAAATGGGACGGGTCCCATTGCTCACCCGGGAAGGCGAAATTGAACTTGCGAAACACATTGAAGAAGGCAAGCGGGAGTTGGCCTGTGCCGTCTATGGCATGCCGCTAAATATCCATTACCTGGAATCACTCCACGACCAATTAAAGCTTGAGGAGATCCGTGTTCGAGATATCGTGCTCCTTCAGGAGACCCTGGAGGAGGAAGAAGTCGAAGAAGAGACTATGGCCAGTGAACAGGAGGATGAGGAGCTCCGAGCCCGAACGCTGGAGAGCCTGGCAACGGTTCGAAAGCTTGGGCGTGGGTTACTCTCTCTTTACACCCAAAATCGGGACGGGCAAACGACGAAAAATACAAGGACACAACTTGAGAAACGCCGGATTGGCCTGGCCGATCAATTTGTGGATCAAATCGAAGCCCTTAATCTGCATCAGCGGGTTAAAGACCAAATGTTAAGGCGTGTGAAAGACATTGGTCAGGAAATTCGATCAGTCGAAATGATGACTGCCCGTCATACGAAAAGGCTTGGGCTCGCTGGGCAGGATGGTATTCAGGTGATTGGGAAAAAACCACGTGCCACCACAAAGGGGAGTTCCCTGAGGCGCAGACAACAATTGACTCCGGAAGAAATTGAGAAATTAAAACAAGAAGTTGAAGCGGGAAAAGCTACCCTCTTGCGTCTTCAGAATGAAGTGCTGGGGATGCCGATGGAAGAATTTATGGCTGCTTTGACTATCTTGGAGACCGCTGAGGAAAAGGTGAAGAGAGGGAAGGCCCAATTAATCGAGGCTAATTTGCGATTGGTTGTCAGTATTGCACGAAAATATACGAATCGAGGGCTGCAGTTTATCGATTTAATCCAAGAAGGCAATATTGGATTAATGCGGGCTGTCGATAAGTTTGAGTATCAGCGTGGCTATAAATTTAGCACCTATGCAACGTGGTGGATTCGGCAGGGTGTCACACGTGCCATCGCCGATCAGGCCCGCACCATTCGTATCCCGGTACATATGATTGAGGCCAACACTAAATTAGCACGGACGGCAAGGCAGTTGGTGCAACAACTAGGCCGTGAACCTACCCCAGAGGAAATTGCCGAACGTATGGGCTTAACTCCTGAGAAGGTCCGCATGATGTTGGATATTTCCAAGGGAACCATTTCTCTTGAAACGCCGATTGGCGAAAAAGAGGATAGCCAATTAGGGGACTTGATTGAAGACAAAAATGCAGTCTCTCCTATGGATGCCGCAAACCGCTACGATCTGCAGCGTCAGATTGCAAATGCCTTGGGTGTGCTGACTCCTCGCGAAGAGACCGTGATCCGCAAGCGGTTTGGGATTGGTGACAGTACCGACCATACATTAGAGGAAATTGGCCAGGACTTTGACGTGACTCGTGAGCGGATTCGCCAGATCGAGGCGAAAGCCTTAAAAAAACTTCGTCACCCGAGTTGCAGTCACAAACTTCGGAGTCTGGTGGACCATCTCTAA
- the arfB gene encoding aminoacyl-tRNA hydrolase, translating to MPIVITSHLCIPDSDVRFSAARSTGPGGQHVNKVNSRVILEFDVKRTTVLSTKQKRRIAEMVGQRMNQEGILRLQAQRHRSQSANRADLLDKFVQILQDALRPEKPRVATRVPNRVREKRLEEKKNRTRVKQVRQTPKNFDET from the coding sequence ATGCCAATTGTGATCACTTCCCATCTTTGCATTCCTGATTCCGATGTGCGATTTTCGGCTGCTCGAAGCACAGGTCCTGGTGGTCAGCATGTTAATAAGGTAAATAGTCGGGTCATTTTGGAATTTGATGTTAAGCGTACTACCGTTCTGAGTACCAAGCAAAAACGAAGAATTGCCGAAATGGTTGGACAACGAATGAATCAAGAAGGGATTTTAAGGCTGCAAGCTCAACGGCATCGCTCCCAGTCGGCCAATCGTGCTGATTTATTGGATAAATTTGTGCAAATTCTGCAGGACGCTTTGCGTCCTGAAAAACCCCGGGTTGCGACCCGAGTGCCGAACCGAGTGCGTGAGAAGCGTTTGGAAGAGAAAAAAAATCGTACTCGTGTGAAGCAGGTACGACAAACCCCCAAAAATTTTGACGAAACATAA
- a CDS encoding response regulator transcription factor, with protein sequence MRILVVEDEPKVASFIRRALEEESYAVDVCADGPGGLDWAQAVNYDLIVLDLMLPGLPGLEVLKRARAAGVKAPVLILTARSEVDQRVKGLDAGADDYLTKPFAIEELLARARALLRRAGGAPTGILQVDDVILNPVTREVTRAGQRLEFTTKEYALLEYLMRNAGRVLTRSMITEHVWDLDFDTFTNVIDVYISYLRNKIDKGRERSLIQTVRGSGYMMRSDG encoded by the coding sequence ATGCGAATTCTAGTCGTGGAAGATGAACCTAAGGTGGCTTCCTTTATCCGGCGAGCGCTGGAGGAAGAAAGTTATGCGGTCGATGTATGCGCAGATGGGCCAGGAGGGTTGGATTGGGCTCAAGCTGTAAATTATGACTTAATTGTTTTGGATTTAATGTTGCCTGGATTACCTGGATTAGAAGTGCTGAAACGTGCTCGGGCTGCAGGTGTCAAAGCTCCGGTACTTATTTTAACGGCACGTTCAGAAGTGGACCAACGGGTTAAGGGTCTCGATGCGGGGGCTGACGATTATTTGACGAAACCCTTCGCGATCGAAGAATTGCTCGCCAGAGCTCGAGCTCTCCTTCGTCGAGCTGGAGGGGCACCAACCGGAATTCTTCAGGTGGATGATGTGATATTAAATCCTGTTACTCGGGAGGTGACTCGTGCCGGCCAACGTCTTGAGTTCACAACTAAAGAATATGCGCTGTTAGAGTATTTAATGCGAAATGCGGGTCGGGTATTAACCCGATCCATGATTACGGAACATGTGTGGGACTTGGATTTCGATACCTTTACGAATGTGATTGATGTCTATATTAGCTACTTGCGAAACAAAATCGATAAAGGAAGAGAACGAAGTTTAATCCAAACTGTTAGGGGGAGCGGATATATGATGAGGTCGGACGGGTGA
- a CDS encoding sigma-70 family RNA polymerase sigma factor, which produces MITLQTASPFSETQKNHSSSLHKGRSRKRAPAGYRNSINQVDMDQDQEESSKSIAEPGSVNLESMYFRGFRSRPLLNAQEELALATQLYQGTADLRSLLQQALELSRGLSSHLEVKAFQEELTKCKELNGYSAPVVDDILECVSNLESLSARYGKAGQKLSLRFGEIRRSIGKVRIDIEKPKDALVQRNLRLVVDVAKRYLGRGMNFLDLVQEGNIGLMKAAERFDYTRGFKFSTYATWWIRQGISRAVADQSRTIRVPVHTNEASTKIAKTAQRLAQQLNREPTFEEIGQHLEMSGDRVKETIEAFQEPISLDAPSVDGETELGELIPDLACQSPDEEVSRKSNAQWLNQIFQVLTAREEQVIRLRFGIGVDEAWTLEQVGRSMSVTRERIRQIEVVALKKLKESHVKAMLAEIQ; this is translated from the coding sequence ATGATCACACTTCAGACGGCTTCACCATTCAGCGAAACCCAGAAGAATCACTCATCGTCTTTGCATAAGGGGCGATCTAGAAAGCGGGCTCCGGCAGGGTATCGAAATTCCATAAATCAAGTGGATATGGATCAGGATCAGGAGGAAAGTTCAAAATCCATTGCTGAACCAGGATCGGTAAATTTAGAGTCCATGTATTTTCGAGGGTTTCGTTCGCGCCCGCTTCTGAACGCTCAGGAGGAATTAGCCCTTGCCACGCAGCTGTATCAGGGGACGGCTGATCTTCGCTCATTGTTACAGCAGGCTCTAGAGCTCTCCAGGGGGCTGAGTTCTCACCTGGAAGTTAAGGCGTTTCAAGAAGAATTAACGAAATGCAAAGAGCTAAACGGGTACTCAGCTCCTGTGGTGGACGACATCCTGGAGTGTGTGTCCAACCTCGAGTCTCTCTCGGCGAGGTATGGCAAGGCAGGTCAAAAGCTCAGTCTGCGGTTTGGAGAAATTCGTCGTTCCATTGGTAAAGTCCGAATAGATATCGAAAAACCAAAAGATGCCTTAGTGCAAAGGAATCTTCGTCTGGTTGTCGATGTGGCTAAGCGATACTTAGGGCGAGGGATGAATTTTCTGGACCTTGTGCAAGAAGGAAATATCGGACTGATGAAAGCGGCAGAACGCTTTGATTACACTCGTGGGTTTAAATTCAGTACGTATGCCACGTGGTGGATTCGCCAGGGCATTTCGCGAGCGGTTGCCGATCAAAGCCGGACCATTCGTGTGCCGGTTCATACGAATGAGGCATCCACCAAAATCGCCAAAACTGCGCAGCGTCTCGCGCAGCAACTTAATCGAGAACCCACATTTGAAGAAATTGGACAACATCTGGAGATGAGCGGCGATAGGGTGAAAGAAACCATTGAAGCGTTTCAGGAACCGATATCGCTAGATGCTCCGTCTGTTGATGGAGAGACTGAATTAGGAGAATTAATTCCTGATCTGGCATGCCAATCTCCAGACGAAGAAGTGTCCCGTAAATCAAATGCCCAATGGTTAAATCAGATTTTTCAGGTTTTGACTGCTCGCGAGGAACAAGTTATTCGTTTGCGCTTTGGCATTGGAGTGGATGAAGCTTGGACTTTAGAGCAAGTAGGGCGCTCCATGTCCGTGACTCGTGAACGAATTCGTCAAATCGAGGTTGTGGCCTTAAAAAAGCTTAAGGAGTCCCATGTCAAGGCCATGCTGGCTGAAATTCAGTGA
- the hemW gene encoding radical SAM family heme chaperone HemW — MEQKCECSGERNGLTADLGIYLHVPFCKKRCHFCAFYLVLHDKQRVESFLQAIEREISLYASQPGMRERTVSTVYIGGGTPTVLSPGQLAAIFSRIRSGFSLSQQCEITVEATPDSLTDQYADFLQQAGVTRVSIGVQSFDQQERTMLGLSGTVAEAISGVQIAKQAGFTNINLDLIYGIPTQTVQSWEMTLTQALELDPSHLSLYALSLEKGTRFYTEFRRGLFEVMDPDYEACFLQQAETQLEPLQFSRYELSNWGKPGYACQHNLRYWKGLEYLGLGPSAQSYVSESRYGNVSSIEHYSKRLGAGQLPIANREILSRAQQDKERIVFGLRLLEGVPIDWVQRASQDDVWAKSFESMVKERYLFETDTGVHLTQKGRRFADTVGMRLL; from the coding sequence ATGGAGCAGAAATGTGAGTGCTCAGGGGAGCGCAATGGCCTTACCGCCGATCTGGGTATTTATCTCCACGTTCCTTTTTGCAAGAAACGATGTCATTTTTGTGCTTTTTATCTTGTCCTTCATGACAAGCAGCGGGTGGAATCATTTCTACAAGCCATTGAACGAGAAATCTCACTGTATGCAAGCCAACCCGGAATGCGTGAGCGAACCGTGTCTACGGTGTATATCGGGGGGGGAACTCCCACAGTCTTAAGTCCTGGACAGTTGGCAGCAATCTTTTCCCGTATCAGATCCGGATTTTCACTCTCGCAACAGTGTGAAATTACCGTCGAAGCGACACCGGACTCTCTCACGGATCAGTATGCTGATTTTCTTCAGCAGGCGGGCGTGACCCGTGTGAGTATTGGAGTCCAATCCTTTGATCAACAGGAACGGACGATGTTGGGACTTTCAGGAACCGTGGCGGAAGCCATATCCGGTGTACAGATAGCGAAACAGGCCGGATTCACCAATATCAATCTTGACCTCATCTATGGGATCCCGACCCAAACCGTACAGTCATGGGAAATGACTCTGACCCAGGCTCTGGAGTTGGATCCTTCTCATTTGTCCTTGTATGCCCTTTCACTTGAAAAAGGGACTCGATTTTATACCGAATTCCGGCGAGGGCTATTTGAGGTGATGGACCCGGATTATGAGGCGTGTTTTCTGCAGCAGGCTGAAACCCAACTGGAGCCGCTCCAGTTTTCTCGATACGAACTTTCCAATTGGGGGAAGCCGGGGTATGCCTGCCAACATAATCTTCGGTATTGGAAAGGATTGGAGTATTTGGGATTAGGCCCGAGTGCCCAATCGTATGTTTCAGAAAGCCGCTATGGCAATGTGTCCAGTATCGAACATTATTCGAAGCGCCTGGGGGCTGGGCAGCTGCCCATTGCCAATAGAGAAATATTGTCACGGGCTCAGCAAGATAAAGAACGTATTGTGTTCGGATTGCGTCTGCTTGAGGGTGTGCCAATTGATTGGGTTCAGCGGGCATCTCAAGACGATGTATGGGCAAAATCTTTTGAATCTATGGTGAAAGAAAGGTATCTTTTTGAGACGGACACAGGTGTGCATTTAACGCAAAAGGGGCGGCGGTTCGCTGATACGGTTGGAATGCGGCTATTGTAA
- a CDS encoding EAL domain-containing protein — MISLLLVEDNPKEASVIKNMLKEGLQNQFTLTHSRSLGNALDLIQQNQFQAIILDSHLSDGKSFESIPQFLQFCPDAPILILSSVEEEDQAIQAVKSGAQDYLIKGQTSSSTLCRAVRYAMERQRATQRITQLAHYDHLTGLANRGLFYERLNCAVARCHRNDTAIALMFLDLDHFKDINDTLGHDCGDSLLKTVAARIKKCIREIDTGVRLGGDEFAVLLEQIVSIEDVASIAQRILQLLAQPVIIKQHQLHVTGSLGITIYPWDSANPQELLSHADAAMYRAKAQGGNTHQFYTAGMKTAGLDRSTLEMELSRALSKEEFLLHYQPQMNLCTKQVIGMEALLRWHHPYQGLIGPNHFIPQAEENGMIIPIGEWVLRTASKQAKYWEKQGFPAPHVAVNLSARQIHQGNLPALMQDILKHSHLDPEHLKLELTETFLIHETEETIQTLRELKAMGIHLYIDDFGAGYASLRYLKSFPIDGIKLDQSLIQNLPHSTNDAAIVMAVISLAKAIGLQVIAEGVESQEQVDFLEEYGCDAMQGYWIAPPLPANESTQHMVHMA; from the coding sequence ATGATTTCACTTTTGTTGGTTGAAGATAATCCCAAGGAAGCGTCGGTTATTAAAAATATGCTGAAAGAAGGACTCCAAAACCAATTTACCTTGACGCATAGTCGTTCTCTCGGCAACGCGCTCGACCTCATTCAACAAAATCAGTTTCAAGCCATTATTCTGGATTCCCATCTTTCCGATGGCAAATCATTTGAATCCATTCCTCAATTCCTTCAGTTTTGCCCTGATGCCCCGATTCTGATTTTAAGCAGCGTGGAGGAAGAAGACCAGGCGATTCAAGCCGTGAAAAGCGGAGCCCAGGATTATTTAATCAAAGGCCAGACCAGCAGCTCGACTCTCTGCCGGGCCGTTCGCTATGCCATGGAACGCCAGAGAGCCACCCAACGCATTACCCAGTTGGCTCATTACGACCATCTGACAGGACTCGCAAATCGAGGTCTTTTTTATGAACGACTAAATTGTGCGGTGGCCCGCTGCCATCGGAACGACACGGCGATCGCTCTGATGTTTTTAGATTTGGACCATTTTAAAGATATCAATGACACCCTCGGCCATGATTGTGGGGACTCACTACTCAAAACCGTGGCCGCACGGATCAAAAAATGTATCAGAGAAATTGACACAGGTGTCCGATTAGGAGGAGATGAATTTGCCGTTCTTCTGGAACAAATTGTGTCGATTGAAGATGTGGCCTCTATTGCACAACGTATTCTTCAACTACTGGCACAACCCGTCATCATCAAGCAGCACCAACTGCATGTGACCGGAAGCCTCGGAATCACCATCTATCCTTGGGATAGCGCCAATCCCCAGGAACTTTTATCTCATGCCGATGCCGCGATGTATCGAGCCAAAGCTCAGGGAGGCAATACCCATCAATTTTACACGGCCGGCATGAAAACAGCTGGCCTCGATCGCTCCACGCTTGAGATGGAACTCAGTCGAGCTTTGTCCAAAGAAGAATTTCTCCTCCACTATCAACCGCAAATGAATCTGTGCACCAAGCAAGTCATTGGCATGGAAGCTTTATTGCGCTGGCATCACCCCTACCAAGGCCTCATTGGGCCGAATCATTTCATTCCTCAAGCCGAAGAAAATGGCATGATCATTCCCATAGGTGAGTGGGTTTTACGTACAGCCAGCAAACAAGCCAAATACTGGGAAAAGCAGGGATTTCCGGCTCCTCATGTCGCCGTAAATCTCTCAGCCAGACAAATTCATCAGGGGAATCTCCCTGCACTCATGCAAGATATCCTCAAGCATTCACATCTAGATCCGGAACATCTCAAACTGGAACTGACCGAGACGTTTCTGATTCATGAAACAGAAGAAACTATCCAGACGCTCCGTGAACTCAAGGCCATGGGCATACACCTGTACATTGATGATTTTGGAGCAGGTTATGCCTCGCTTCGATATCTGAAATCATTTCCCATAGACGGCATCAAACTCGACCAAAGTCTCATTCAAAATCTCCCACACAGCACTAACGACGCCGCTATCGTCATGGCCGTCATTTCTCTAGCCAAAGCCATTGGGCTACAAGTCATTGCCGAAGGAGTGGAATCACAGGAACAGGTCGATTTCCTGGAAGAATATGGATGCGATGCGATGCAAGGGTATTGGATTGCACCGCCACTCCCCGCCAATGAAAGCACCCAGCACATGGTGCACATGGCATAA